The Chanos chanos chromosome 6, fChaCha1.1, whole genome shotgun sequence genome includes a region encoding these proteins:
- the scn3b gene encoding sodium channel regulatory subunit beta-3 encodes MKTQTRAVFHCLSILILTVQVSQPVCVDVTPETEAVLGSTMKLSCIACMKREEINAETEVHWHYITKDRSKNITIFRYRGTPEAVGEIWKDRLTWNGSKDLQDVSISIKNVTLNDTGTYECLVFRKFFYDSYTPSFVENRTINLVVLEKAGDDKTAFYSEIMMYVLLVFLTFWLLVEMIYCYRKISKSDEQAQDNTTDYLVIPSENKENPGPPVTE; translated from the exons ATGAAAACTCAAACGAGGGCTGTGTTTCATTGTCTGTCAATTTTGATTTTAACAG TGCAGGTGAGCCAGCCTGTCTGTGTAGATGTGACCCCAGAGACAGAGGCCGTGCTTGGTTCCACCATGAAGCTCTCCTGTATTGCCtgtatgaagagagaggagatcaaCGCAGAAACGGAGGTTCACTGGCATTATATCACAAAGGACAGGAGTAAAAACATAACT ATTTTTAGGTATAGAGGGACACCGGAAGCGGTCGGTGAAATATGGAAGGATCGTCTCACGTGGAATGGTAGCAAGGATCTACAGGACGTCTCCATTAGCATCAAAAATGTCACACTAAACGACACGGGCACATACGAGTGTTTGGTGTTCCGCAAATTTTTCTATGATTCATACACACCATCCTTTGTAGAAAATAGGACCATCAATCTGGTGGTGCTGGAGAAAG CAGGTGACGACAAAACCGCGTTCTACTCAGAGATCATGATGTATGTCCTGCTGGTTTTCCTCACCTTCTGGCTCCTGGTGGAAATGATCTATTGCTACAGGAAGATTTCCAAGTCTGATGAGCAAGCTCAGGATAACAC GACAGACTACCTAGTCATTCcctctgaaaataaagaaaacccaGGCCCTCCAGTAACCGAATAA